A window of Falco rusticolus isolate bFalRus1 chromosome 18, bFalRus1.pri, whole genome shotgun sequence genomic DNA:
TTCCTTAGATGCAGCAACAACAGAAATCAAAAGTTTTGAGCCCATAACCCGGAACACAGATCCACGATCAGCGTTGGCTGCATTTTTTGACATCTGGCCCAGCCCTGAGCGTCTGTGGCAGCTGTTGCTGCGTTCCCTGCTTGTTGACTTCCAGGACACATGGAGGGGTGCAGCCCCACAAACTAGGACTCAAACGAAGACGACAATCACTCTTGCAGCTTGCATTGTGCATTAGGCCAATATACATTAAACACTAAGCCCCAAATAGCCAGGATTTAAGCCAGGATAACTACCTGGATGAAGTCACCTCTTAAGTATCAAAGAGCAACATTTAGGTTAATCTCCTCTACTGCTCCCTTAGATAGATTTAagctattttggaaaaaaacttcaaaGGTGTAGTTCTCCCTACAatagcacagaaaataatttctaatagAGCCTGAAAGGAAATTGaggataatttcattttaaaggagCTGCAAAAATGTTAATCACAGTTGCTTCCATTCAAGGAGAGCTTAGTCTGAAGTGCAACGCGGTGTGGGAAAACAGCGGAGCCATTTGTGGTGGTTCAGCTGGGCAGAGCCTCCCGTGGCACCCGTGTTCAAGCCTCTCCCGGTTCCTCCTGGGCACATCATCCAGGCGACAAGCACTGGTATCAGTGTGGAAGCACAGGGCATCCCTCCCTGAAACAGTCCAAGGGATTCCTGCCCCCAGGCCTTCCCACAGCCTCCCATCACATCCCCATCCCATTTCTCTTCCCCCCGTCACCATATGACTACAGTCTCTCCTTTCACAGTCTCTTGCGTGGCTTCAAATTCATGGCAAAGCGATAAACAGCGAAGGCAGCACAGCGAAAGCCCCGGGGAGCTGAAGTGCTCCTGTCGGGAGCTGCTGAACACCGACCCTGGCTGAGGCTCTGCCTCGACCGACCCAGTTTCCTCCCACGGCCTCTACTCAAAGTTCAGCCTCATGAGGTTTTTGCCATAAAACCTGTGGCAGCCGTAGCTGGCGAGGCTTTGGTTTCCTAGGGCCACTGATTATCTTCctgtaagttttcttttttgcatgtctttttttttttaacctgggctaagaaaaaaaaacaaaaaaaccaacaaccaaaaaccaaccccaaaacatgGGGTAAGATCATGTTTTTACAAGCAAATTCCCTGAGATGATTTATACTGCAGGTGTGCAGTCTGAGacaaggagggaagaaaaacctgcttttccccctctctcttctccttcctttttctttttaaaataaggtcaGTTCCTACTAAAAGCCAATATCTCTTCCAGCCAAGTCCTGCCCCAAAGCCAAGGCTGAGCCAACAGCCAGGTGAGTCGCTGCTGCTCCGGGAGGACGAGTGATGGCCGTTCTCTGGTTGGGGATAAAGTCCACCACTTTGGTTAAAGCACAGCACCCAGAAAGAGCGCACGAGGCAGGAAGACCCCACAGGCGTCTGCAGACCAACTCCTGGGACAGGGAAGAGGTCTCTGagccacaggcagggctggatcTGCAGGAGCCTTAGCCAGCTCATACGTTTCCCCACGTCTGAGGTGGTGGGGGAACCACTCTTCCCCTGCCGCCTCCTCACACCGCAGCCGCCCTTCACTCAGTCTCCTTCTCCGGGAAGACGCCGCTGGCTCTCAGAAGGGTCCCCCTCCGCCCTGCTCGGGTCCCAGCCTcttgccagcagcaccagcctgcGCAGCATCTCGTGGTGCATGGCTGCCAGGAGCGTGACGGCAGCGGGGCCAGgtgcaggacaggcagctgggCCTGGGCTGCCTTTGGGGGTCCTTGTGTGCTCGGCTAAGCCCCTGACACGAACTGTGAAAAGGCAGACCCGCACCGAGATAACCCATGGCTTTTCTCAGCCATGACACTTGCAGTCATTTGCATCTAAACAGGGGTGTGTGGGATCAGGGGCCGTCTTGATATAAACTCAGCAGCTtaaagggagggggagggaaaggagagagggagagagaaaaataagcttATACCGATGAGAAAGAGCTAAGCTTCCTCCCCTACTGTGAGGCAGGGCGAGCGATACCATCCCAGCGCCGCAGTCATTTCAAATCGCTGCAGCATTCACACGCCCTTTAGCCATTCTGATCCGGtggcggggggctggggagcgcCATCAATAGGGATTTCCCAGCCGGGCTGGCGGGATTGGAGGGTGACGGCAGGACAGGGGAACATTGCCCCGTTGCTACGAGGTGCTCCTGGGGAATGCCAGTGCTCTGTGCCGTGGGTACGCTGGCCGGCGGAAACATTCTGCATTATGCTGGTAATACAGTGTGACACCGCGGGAACAATGGCAAATTGAGTGTCCCAGCAGGTAACGGGCCTGGCTGGGAGACAGTCGCAGTGGTGCACTGTCAAGACGGCTCTAATCCTCCCTCGCCAGCCCCTCCCCTGGTTCTGGGAACGCTGCTCCCACATTTCATCTCTGGGAAATTCTCCCGGCTCCTCGCCCAGACCCGGGGGAGAATTTCAAGGCAAGGCGTTTGTGTGTGCAGCtcgctgccccccgccccggcaccGCGCAGAGAGCGCGCTGGGCAGacatggggtgctggggggcagctgcagaggggtgcagcccccccagggtGGCCTGCATCGTGCCTCTGCCCAGCCATAGCAGTGCCAGCCCCggctcagctcctgccctggcatCCGCGCCCTGTGCAGGGACTCACAGACCTACAGAACGTGCCACGACTCTCCACCCCGCGCCCAACGCTtttcaccccctccccaggacGGAAAGCAAAGGCACATCAGCAAGGAGAGTGGCTCGtgtcctccccctctgcccccgAGCTGTCCTGGTCTGAGGCCAGAAGGGCTCACTAGCTCTCTAATCTGATCTGCTTTAGATCATAGGCCACCCAAATAGCCTTTGTCAGGCTGAAACACTCCAGTTGGAGCAGTGATCTTCAGCCAGTGGCTCGTAGCCCCCACTGGTCCCAGTGTAAGCTGCTGGCGAGAAGATACCCAAGGAAAACCTCTGTAGGTAGAGGCTGGATCTCTGCTGGCATATTGGAGGTGGGAAGGGCAAGGAGGGAAGAGtctgaattaaaagaaagtgaaaaccACAGCACGGTGCCACCGGCAGAGAGAGCAGCTCTGGGTCAGGATCACGTTTGGCACTTGGATCCAAGCTCCCCACGCTGCAGCAGAGGACAGATGCGCGTTTCGGCAGTTGGCACATACCCGTGAGCTGCCTCTATCATTGCCTGCATGGCCTGAAATCAGCTCAGCCTGAGATGCCCGATTTTTGGAAGCCAGGGCCCACCTCCGTGGAGGAGACTGCAGGCCAAGGAGCAAGACCTGCTGCAACGAAGGCTTCCCCAGGGCACGAGGCACGAGCAGGTGAGGGACGCATGGGGCAGCTGAGAAGACTGTTCACGGCTTCTGCTCTGGAAGAGGGGATGGTCTCCACGGTCATCGCTGGTCTGAGCCAGCAGACTCACCCACCCCTGCCCGCCCACTTCCAAAGGCGACGCCAGCAGCACCTGATCCAAAaagtcttcattaaaaaattaataactttttgctttttaatgagaTGATGCTGAAGGAGGTTgggcaggaaaacagaagtgttaTGTTGACTGATAATCCCATTCTCTGTCTATTCCCAGCCACGCGAGAATCTGCCTTCGTCCACGCCATCGCGTCGGCAGGGGTGGCCTTTGCCGTAACCCGCTCCTGCGCCGAGGGCACGTCCACGATCTGCGGCTGTGACTCCCATCACAAAGGACCTCCAGGAGATGGCTGGAAATGGGGGGGATGCAGCGAGGATGCCGACTTTGGTGTGCTGGTGTCCCGCGAATTCGCAGATGCCCGAGAGAACCGGCCGGACGCCCGCTCGGCCATGAACAGACACAACAATGAGGCTGGCAGGACGGTGAGTGCCTGGTGGGTCCGGAGCCGGTCATCCACGCCTGTGTGGACAGCCCAGCGTGGCTCCCCCGAGGTAACGGGGCCCCCACAATGCCCGGGCGGGAGCTTTCTAGGATTATTTTCCAGGCCACAGCATTTCCACTCTCAACAAACAGACGGGTGGGGGTTAAGAATTGCTAAACCATGCCTTGCTTCCAGCTCAAACATCTCCCCAGGCAGCACGtacaaacccaacccaaccgCCCAAGCACCCAGGTCAACAGCAAAGGGGACTCTCCTCCCAAGCTCTCCTTCCTGCACGCTCCCCCTTCCAACAGTGCCCTGCCCGGTGATTTGTGGGACGAGGTGACAGTCAtcggtcccttccaactgaaatactCTTACTCTGTTCTTGCTGCCAGCAGATACCTGGGCCACCGCCCGCTCCAGGTCATTTGCAAACCCAGCGCACTGTAACCAGGTCGCAGCAAGACCTTTCAAACAGCGCCTGAAGCAAACACCAGATGCCCCTTTTCCATACGGCAGCAGTGGAAGGGTAGAAGCTTGAACTTGTTAACAACTGACAGCCTCCtgtaaaaaaatcaccacaaaCTCTAGTAACTTTAACAAAAATCAGTGATTATTTTGCTCAGGCACAGAGGAGGttgctggggaagggaaagcacCATGTCCTTAGATTCACGAGTTCATTTACTTGCTAGTGCAAACGGACTTGGGCCATAAAACGGAGGGTTGTCAGCAAAGTTAGGAAGAGGGGATCAGTCTGCATCCACGTGTGGGAGACATCCTCCAACCTGCAAATTCCGTGGGCTCCGATTGCCCACACACTCAACAGGGAGGGCCCCGCTGAAGGGATCAGACCTTGGCATTAGATGAGATTGGGTTGGAAGGGTGGTTAGAGCAGCTGCCCACCTCAGTCGTGTTCTTCTGGCACTGGGTCTGGCTAGAGATGGTTCCGCCACACCCCGAAGCCCCCCTGCATTTACAACTGGCCTGCGCTTCCCAGACCAAGCTCAGATCAGACATTTACATCCAGGTAGTGAGGGCACGTGGCTGAAAGCAAGCGCTGGGCATCATAAACTGCTGCTGACCACCTCGTTCTCTCTCCCCCGGACAGACCATCCTGGACCACATGCACCTGAAGTGTAAGTGCCACGGTCTCTCGGGAAGCTGCGAGGTCAAGACCTGCTGGTGGGCCCAGCCCGATTTTCGGGCCATTGGTGACTACCTGAAGGATAAATACGACAGCGCCTCTGAGATGGTGGTTGAAAAGCACCGAGAATCTCGGGGATGGGTAGAAACTCTTAGGGCCAAGTATGCTCTTTTCAAGCCGCCAACGGAGCGGGATCTGGTCTACTATGAGAACTCCCCCAATTTTTGTGAGCCAAACCCAGAGACGGGCTCCTTTGGGACCAGGGACAGAACATGCAATGTCACCTCCCACGGGATTGACGGTTGCGATCTGCTGTGCTGCGGTCGTGGCCACAACACCAGGACTGAGAAGCGGAAGGAGAAGTGTCACTGCATCTTCCACTGGTGCTGCTATGTGAGCTGCCAGGAGTGCATACGTGTCTACGACGTCCACACTTGCAAGTAAACGCAGGTAGGTCTCCAGCTGATGGGAGGTTGCTCCAGAGTAGGGCCAAGGGGTCCATCAACCCTGTGACCAGCCCCCACGTGGTGGCCTCACGCTTCAGAGGATGGCACAAAAAAATCTGGATGCCCGTGGCCAGGGCAGACACCCTcacacagccagcaccagcGCCGCAGAGGCTTCCGGCATCCCACCCACACACGGCAGCCCGAGGCTGGACCTGGCACGGCAGACACGGCACGTCACTGACCTGCTGACTTCTCTCAGGCTGTTTGGCATGGCAGGCggcctggggaggagcagggataGCAGGAGCCCAAGCGAGGCATGGCACACCGGTCACTGCGCTGCCAGCACAGCACGCACAGAGCTTCGGCTCTGTCCTCCTCCAGAGGTCTGGCCCATGTAGATGCTAATACAGGGGGTTGAGGTGGAAATCAATTTTACACAGTGAAAAGTGAGCAAATACaggctcctctgcctgctggcatGGCCATCCTGGTCCCAGCAGCTGTGGTGAGCAGGAGCCAGCTCCCCACACCAGCCACGTTCCTTCCCTGCCGCTCCAAGGAGATGAAGTTGGAGAAACAAACCTGTTGGAGCACGCCAACGGAGCCTTACAGCCAGTCTCTCCCTTCACCTCCCCTTTgccctccccactccccatAGCTCCAGATCAGCTCCTAGAATCGCCCCGAGGatggcagggaagcagagccCAGGGCACCAGCGGAGCGCAGGCAGACGCAGCACTACTCCGGCAGCCTCCTCGCCGTGCAGCTGCCCAAGATTGTTACGGATCTGGGCAGATCCACCCAGTTGATGCACCTATTTACTAAGTGTTCCCTAACATGATTTATATCCCAGAGAGAGCTCAGAGCATTTCCCTGGCGACGGGTACCCGCCAAGCCAGCTGctacagcagctctgagcatcAGTAACAGACGGGGAGAGAAGCCACGACAAGAAGTTCCTGTTCAAGCCATCTCATCAGCCTCCCCCCATCAGACAAACGTGCTTAAACCATCCAGCGAGAGAGGCAAGGGTGGACGGGGAAGGGAAACCTTTACCCAACAGCACGATCCCAGGCAGACCTTTTCCTTCCCGTTGGATTTCTCAAGTCAGCAGCTAATCCTTCACAAAGGGCCCACATCAAGCACAGAGGCCCCGTGCCGTCAGCAGGGATTTGGGCCCCAGGTGTAGCCACACACATCCCACGACCCATCTCAGTGCAGAAGAATCAGCGTTCATCCTTCCACCTGCTCCCCAGGCCACATCCCCCTCCTTGACCACATGCCCCCTCGTTCTGGGTTCATGTTTTCAGGACACACTGacctttgaaattaaaaaaatattctctccACCCTGGTGGGCTCCTCCACTGACAATGAGGACCGATAACCACGTACCAACAGCACTTCTCATGCATCAGCGattttacacagaaatacatCCAAACCGGTAAAGCTGTGTCTTCTGCTGCACTCACTTTTTCGTCCATGGGAAAGAGCAGTACAGGGCACTGCAAAGAGCAATAACATGGGTGACAGGCCCCTCACGTGGAGCACAGGATACGGCCATGTCACTCGTACCTCCAGCTGGAGAGAATCTGAGCAAAATTCTCGGTCCCTCCTTTGCTGAGCATGATGAAGAGCTCCTGGGTTCGTGCAGCCCATGAGGCATCCGCTTTCTAAAATTAAAGATCACAGCAGAGCTCTAAGAAACCTCCCCGATCCAGAAATAAGCCGTCTTCTGATATGCATTCtatttaaaagtatatattaAATTCTGTGTCTGGAAAGACTCCCAAGtatctgactttaaaaaaaaaaatcccttttttgtttgtttgtttgtttttttaatcaagaaaaggtatttaatattaaatagaaCATTTATTGccttgtaattattttactgtAGCCAGGTATTCTAGCACTGAATGGAAGATCTTTTTCCATCAATCTGCTGTATCCAAAGTTTTGTATAAAGTTGTAGAGgtcgattttttttttattttatattcagaaaatttgtctttttataAGCATTATTTATTATACAATGTATATACTTGAGTTAACTAagattatatattatataaatatatatatttggagaaaaatatatttcaacttgcattttttttgtggtaCGTCATTAAAGAGaaggtaaaaaacccaaaaagatgCCCTCGCCAGCTTGTGTGGTTTGCCTCTGAAGGTCCTTGAGGTCCTGCTGAATGGCTACGGGAGCGGTGGCTCATCATTCAGCTACTTATGCACAGCCATAAGTCACACGAATGCAAGAGGACGGATGGTAAATGTAGCAAAGAGAGGAGATTTTACAGCCAAATACTAAGATTGTTATTTATAGAGCGCCAACGCACAGTGCGCATACACCACAGATTACTGAACCGAACAGGCTGTAGCCTTCACATCTGCCCCCACCAGTGCACTCGCTGTCACTGAACCACCTTCCAATGCTTTGGACAGACCCAGATGTAAATTTTCGCATATAAAAACATCTCCCGTCCACAAATAATTTCATGGGCATTTCTGCAACATCTTCCGTATGTTAACAATGCTTTGAAGCGCACAGTTTTTCACGGTACTGGCCTCAAATATAGCTATCTgaagggtaaaaaaaccccaacaagtCTCAcaaaggagcagctgggggtgttcagcccggagaggagggggctcaggggggacctgatcgctccctacagctgcctggcagggggctgcaggcaggggggtcggtctctgctcccaggtaacaagggacaggacaagagggagcagcctcaggttgtgccaggggaggtttagattgggtgtcgggaaaaatttcttcaccaaaagggtggccaagcaccGGAAccggctgcccagggaggtggtggggacACCATCCCTGCGGGTCTTTAAAAACCACATAGAcgtggtgcttggggacacggtttagtgatggacttggctgtgctgggttaacggtCAGACCTGGTGATCtcacaggtcttttccaacctaaatgacaCTCTGTTTCTCCACTGATCCCCAACGTGCACACAAAGCAATTACATCGGCCTTCTTGCCGAGTGCTGCCTGAAACATCGCGCTGCTTGTGCCACCTTCTACCAGAGGGCAGCAGCGACACCTCCGAAGTTACACAAGCACCCACCATCGTCGCTAACAAACCGGACGACCAAACAGTCCAGGCTCACACGGCGTTTTGAGCTGAACAGCTTCATGAGTGGAAGCTATCTCTGGCTGGCCGTCAGCCCAAGCCTCTCCCCACCGCCCTGCCCTCCATCCCCGCCAAACCCATCCCAACACTTTGAAACACGCTTTTTGGTTACTGACTCCATTTTAGACACAGTTGCATTTCTGGAAGGTTcagaaaaaagctgcagcagggtAAGGAAGGGGATGAAGGATTCGGCCCTTACCGTTTAAAGTAATAGCGTTCTCATTATGAAGATGCTCTTGCCCAGACAGCGCGTCGTAGAGATGTGGTGGGAAGGTGCTACCAGGAGTCATTCTCATCTGTCACCTGCAGGAAACATCTTGGATGGAGAGCTCAGAATAGGCTGGAACAAGGTGGGATGTCGCACCCAACAGTCAGCCCTGGTTTTCCAACACAGTCTCCTTCAAGTGTGACAAACCTAAACtcgcacgcacacacacacgtacatcTCTGGGGCTTCCTCAGCACTGCAAGGTCTAGAGAACTCCAGAACAGGTGGGACCAGAGGTCTTCTCAGCCAGCTCCTTCAGTACTACCTGTGGTCAAGCTATTCAGGCTGGGGATATATCCAATTCATCCACGCTTAGGTACAAACCGAGCATCCCTCTGGCCATCAGCAGCCTGCGAACAGCTTTGCTATCTTCATGCCATACATCCTCCCTCCATAGACGCACCTCTGTTCAGCTAGCACCAAAGACACAGATGTCTCCCAGATCATCACAAGTAGTTGTGCTTTTTATTGAATCCATTGAATGTGCAATTAAACCAGATATTTATTCATCAGTATAGTTCTGGACAAAGACACAGTAAAGTTTACatcatttattctgaaatataaGTTAACGTGTGCTGCTGTCACTAGGACtagcagaagaaaggaacaaataaatTCACAAGATCATACACAAAATTAGAGGGAATAATAACCACTGGGACTCGCAATGTCATCACAATGCAACAGCACTGTCAAACGAAAAGAAACCTGAGTGGAGTGACTAAAATACCCCAACTCTGTGAGTACGCACTAAGGACTACAGTACCTTCACCTCTGGGCCTGAAAGAATGTGAAGCACCCTCTTTTCCCTGGGTTGGGTACAAGTTGCTAGCCCTTAGCAGCATGCCTGGTC
This region includes:
- the WNT3 gene encoding proto-oncogene Wnt-3; the protein is MDYHLLGLILSFLFNGTKVLAGYPIWWSLALGQQYSSLGSQPILCGSIPGLVPKQLRFCRNYIEIMPSVAEGVKLGIQECQHQFRGRRWNCTTIDDSLAIFGPVLDKATRESAFVHAIASAGVAFAVTRSCAEGTSTICGCDSHHKGPPGDGWKWGGCSEDADFGVLVSREFADARENRPDARSAMNRHNNEAGRTTILDHMHLKCKCHGLSGSCEVKTCWWAQPDFRAIGDYLKDKYDSASEMVVEKHRESRGWVETLRAKYALFKPPTERDLVYYENSPNFCEPNPETGSFGTRDRTCNVTSHGIDGCDLLCCGRGHNTRTEKRKEKCHCIFHWCCYVSCQECIRVYDVHTCK